A portion of the Oncorhynchus gorbuscha isolate QuinsamMale2020 ecotype Even-year linkage group LG19, OgorEven_v1.0, whole genome shotgun sequence genome contains these proteins:
- the LOC124006038 gene encoding fucolectin-4-like: MGLEVKLWNSSAGNLALRGKATQSDLIENPWHGYSHASNAIDGNRDSHFHHGSCTATDESTNPWWRVDLLDTYIVTSITVTNRGDAVPERLNGAEIRIGNSLVDNGIHNPLVKTIPSVPVSSSLTLAFDPGFKGRYVTVVLPGQKRLLTLCEVEVYGYLAPTGDNVALYGKATQSSLYGFGIPGNAIDGNRNAIWIGGSCTHTLQDINAWWRVDLLKTYKVFSIIITNTVDSVPSRLNGAEIRIGDSLENNGIDNPR; encoded by the exons GAAATCTTGCCTTGCGTGGAAAAGCTACACAGTCAGACCTCATCGAGAACCCATGGCACGGTTACAGTCATGCCTCCAATGCCATTGATGGGAACCGCGATTCACATTTCCATCATGGGTCCTGCACTGCCACTGACGAATCCACTAACCCCTGGTGGAGAGTGGACCTGCTTGATACCTACATAGTCACCTCCATCACCGTCACCAACAGAGGGGATGCTGTTCCTGAGAGGCTAAACGGGGCTGAGATACGAATAGGAAATTCTTTAGTGGACAATGGCATTCATAACCCTCT GGTTAAAACAATTCCCTCCGTTCCAGTCAGCAGTTCTCTCACCCTTGCCTTTGACCCAGGCTTCAAAGGACGCTATGTGACTGTGGTTCTACCAGGGCAGAAAAGACTTCTGACACTCTGTGAAGTGGAGGTTTATGGCTACCTTGCCCCAACTG GAGATAATGTGGCTCTATATGGAAAGGCCACCCAGTCGTCTTTGTATGGGTTTGGCATTCCAGGCAATGCTATTGACGGGAATCGCAACGCTATTTGGATAGGAGGGTCCTGCACCCACACTCTACAGGACATCAACGCCTGGTGGAGGGTGGACCTTCTGAAGACCTACAAAGTGTtctccatcatcatcaccaacacagTCGACAGTGTTCCCAGCAGACTCAATGGAGCTGAGATACGCATTGGAGACTCCCTGGAAAACAATGGCATCGACAATCCTAGGTGA